A genome region from Erigeron canadensis isolate Cc75 chromosome 3, C_canadensis_v1, whole genome shotgun sequence includes the following:
- the LOC122592272 gene encoding S-type anion channel SLAH4-like, with the protein MVQPEIGLEVVIVGDQPPSSITYDHKNKQKKIINNNQSSRRNHYSSSKRRSKVEQEEEEAIITKINAGYFRICISLAAQALLWRSLIIGSSETNTHKLPWTVYLLIWCLTLCVLVSLSILYALRCIFHFNMVKAEFHHHVGVNYLYAPWISCLLLLRSAPSFVFQNKYSYEYVWWPLIIPVIALDVKVYGQWFTAEKRFLCMVANPTSQLSVIGNLVGAHAAIKMGWRESGICLFTLGMIHYLVVFITLYQRLSGSNNYNNLPSRLRPVLFLFVATPSMAALAWKSINHDNFDILCKMLFFLSLFLLISLASRPVLFKKSVKSFSVAWWAFSFPLSFLALASTAYAQDQQLQAKGSLPMALALVLSSISVLVFLFLLLCSTLKMDSLLRNPILIFSE; encoded by the exons ATGGTTCAACCAGAAATCGGATTGGAGGTGGTCATTGTCGGCGACCAGCCGCCTTCTTCAATCACCTATGATCATAAAAATAAgcagaagaagatcatcaataATAATCAATCAAGCCGCAGAAACCACTACTCATCATCAAAGAGAAGATCGAaggttgaacaagaagaagaagaagccataatAACTAAGATCAATGCTGGCTACTTCAGGATTTGCATATCCCTTGCCGCTCAAGCTTTGTTATGGAGATCCCTCATCATCGGTAGTAGTGAAACTAATACTCATAAGTTACCTTGGACCGTGTATCTCCTCATCTGGTGCCTCACGCTATGTGTGTTGGTGTCTCTGTCCATCCTCTACGCTCTCAGGTGCATTTTCCACTTCAACATGGTGAAAGCCGAATTCCATCACCATGTAGGAGTCAATTACCTTTACGCCCCTTGGATTTCGTGTCTGTTGTTGCTTAGGTCCGCACCCTCCTTTGTGTTTCAAAACAAGTACTCGTATGAGTACGTATGGTGGCCCCTTATCATCCCGGTCATCGCTCTGGATGTAAAGGTCTATGGGCAGTGGTTCACCGCCGAGAAGAGGTTCCTGTGCATGGTGGCGAACCCTACCAGCCAGCTGTCTGTGATCGGGAACTTGGTTGGAGCCCATGCCGCCATCAAGATGGGATGGAGGGAGAGCGGCATCTGCTTATTCACACTTGGGATGATACATTATCTGGTGGTTTTTATCACCCTTTACCAGCGCTTATCAGGCAGCAACAATTACAATAACCTCCCTTCCAGGCTCCGCCCTGTGTTGTTCCTCTTTGTAGCCACCCCGAGCATGGCAGCCTTAGCTTGGAAGTCCATTAATCATGATAACTTCGACATCTTATGCAAAATGCTCTTCTTTCTATccttatttcttttaatatcaTTG GCAAGTCGGCCGGTGCTATTCAAGAAATCGGTGAAAAGCTTCAGCGTGGCATGGTGGGCATTCTCCTTCCCACTTTCCTTCCTTGCATTAGCTTCCACGGCATATGCTCAAGATCAGCAGCTGCAGGCCAAGGGGTCGCTACCCATGGCTTTGGCTCTTGTTTTGTCCTCCATTTCCGTTCTTGTTTTTCTGTTTCTGCTGCTCTGCTCCACATTGAAGATGGATT
- the LOC122592273 gene encoding stigma-specific STIG1-like protein 1, protein MALAINFSAATTPILEDEGEDVVVPTSGSLRGVSRFLAAQQSTTRGLLKCNKNPRLCRAKGSPGPDCCNKKCVNVKSDKQNCGLCGKKCKHQEICCKGKCVNLMTDKRHCGGCNNRCKKGNSCRYGMCSYA, encoded by the coding sequence ATGGCTTTAGCCATTAATTTTTCAGCAGCAACTACACCAATACTCGAAGATGAGGGCGAAGATGTTGTTGTTCCTACTTCTGGTTCACTAAGAGGGGTGAGTCGGTTCCTGGCCGCCCAACAGTCTACAACGAGGGGATTGTTGAAATGCAACAAGAACCCGAGACTATGCAGGGCTAAAGGCAGCCCAGGTCCAGACTGCTGCAACAAAAAATGTGTCAATGTGAAGAGTGACAAACAAAATTGTGGGCTTTGTGGGAAAAAATGCAAGCACCAAGAAATATGTTGCAAAGGCAAATGTGTGAACCTGATGACAGACAAACGTCACTGTGGAGGATGCAACAATAGATGCAAGAAAGGTAATTCTTGCCGTTACGGAATGTGCAGTTACGCTTAA
- the LOC122593699 gene encoding glycosyltransferase BC10, producing MYNDYKRKRRRIRFRFRFRIRWKVVIVVSLMFLVTATLVRIQLYNTPTSQQQQPAAIALLFLVRQDLPLDFLWHSFLQNADAAHYTIYLHSEPGFVFDDTTTRSTFFYHRQLTNSIKVGWGESSMIEAERLLLRAALLNPLNQRFVLLSDSCVPLYNFTYIYNYLMGSPRSFVDSFLDKKEGRYNPRMSSLIPMRKWRKGSQWTALVRSHAKVVAFDGVVFPVFKRLCKRRPPLDVSKGKQNLKLQKQHNCIPDEHYVQTLLAMNDLEGELERRTVTYTSWIQSTTNMETKSWHPLTYNYASSNPQQIKRIKDIDHVYYETEHRTEWCHSNAVLVPCFLFARKFSRDGAMRLLSQGVSGNFDTSALLHKSS from the exons atgtataatgaTTATAAGAGAAAGAGGAGGAGGAttagatttagatttagatttagaATTAGATGGAAGGTTGTGATTGTTGTTAGCCTCATGTTTCTAGTTACTGCCACACTTGTACGGATTCAGCTTTACAACACCCCTACCAGCCAGCAGCAGCAGCCAGCAGCGATCGCGTTGTTGTTTCTCGTTCGTCAAGATCTCCCCCTTGATTTCCTCTGGCATTCCTTCCTCCAG AATGCTGATGCAGCCCATTATACGATTTATCTTCATTCAGAACCTGGCTTTGTCTTTGATGACACCACTACTAGATCCACCTTCTTTTATCATCGGCAGTTGACCAACTCCATTAAG GTAGGCTGGGGCGAATCAAGTATGATTGAAGCTGAGCGATTGCTTCTCCGAGCAgctcttctaaatccactaaaCCAGAGGTTTGTTCTATTATCAGACAG TTGTGTTCCTCTCTACAactttacttatatttataactATTTGATGGGCTCTCCCAGAAGTTTTGTTGACAG TTTTCTTGATAAGAAAGAAGGTCGCTACAATCCCAGGATGTCTTCTCTTATACCAATGAGAAAATGGCGAAAAGGCTCACAG TGGACTGCATTAGTTCGAAGCCATGCAAAAGTTGTGGCATTTGATGGCGTTGTATTTCCAGTTTTCAAGAGGTTATGTAAG AGACGTCCACCATTAGATGTCAGTAAAGGAAAGCAGAATCTT AAACTTCAAAAGCAGCATAACTGCATCCCGGATGAGCATTATGTGCAGACTTTACTTGCG atGAATGATCTGGAGGGAGAGCTTGAAAGACGAACGGTGACATACACTTCATGGATCCAGTCAACCACCAACATGGAAACGAAAAGCTGGCATCCTTTAACCTATAACTATGCAAGTTCCAACCCTCAACAAATCAAAAGAATCAAG GATATAGATCATGTGTATTATGAGACTGAACACCGAACAGAGTGGTGCCACAGTAATGCAGTATTAGTCCCTTGTTTTTTGTTTGCTCGTAAGTTCTCTAGAGATGGAGCCATGCGGCTTTTGAGCCAAGGAGTGTCAGGGAACTTTGACACATCAGCGTTGCTACATAAATCTTCATGA